The DNA segment ACCTTAATATGCCCAACCTCCACATCATGATGACACTGAAGTCACTCAAGAGCAGGAACTACGTTGACGAGAAGTACAACTGGAAACATCAGTACTTTATATTGAACAATGAGGGTAAGCCCATGCACTATGAAGTGATGTCAACAGAAGTTGAGATGAGTAAATTGAAGTGGGCCCCTTACCCCACATCAATCGGCTTGTCCCAATTTTCCAATGTACTCTGATCCTtccaccaaaaaaaaaacgtatcgTCCTCCCCCACCCTGATAACAGACGTATCACTTCATCATCACAAATATATCGctcccacattttttttttttttctttgatcCCGCGCCCCCTCTGTAGGCATTGAATACCTAAGGGAGTTTCTTCACCTGCCTCCATCGATCTTTCCCGCTACTCTGTCAAAGAAGGTCGTCAATCGGGCCCCCAAGATGGAAGAGGAATTTTCTAGAGAGTTGAGACAACCAATGGGAAGGGGTCGATCATACGACAAGAGAGCCTTTGAATAGGCATTTGCACATTTCCCCCGTGGAGTGTACTACATATGCGTTGTACCACATGTATCTCTCATAGCGCACCGCtccttcgtctttttttttttttttttttttttttcatttttttctctcctttaaaTTGTACCATGCATTTAGTACCTGTGCCCATGGGAGGGACtccactttcttctttccctccccGTAAAGAGCATTATTTATGCTTgatttttgaagaagaaaaaaaaaaaaattacgaacaaaagtaaaaaatatatatttttttttaaattacgtAATGAGCATATAAAGGAGCAGTGTTGTTAGGAGCTTCATTTgatgcaaaaaggaaaaagttgttACTTTAttgggaacaaaaaaaaaaaaaaaaaaaaaaaaaaaaagaaga comes from the Plasmodium knowlesi strain H genome assembly, chromosome: 3 genome and includes:
- a CDS encoding 40S ribosomal protein S10, putative, which codes for MDNKMLPHHKYSYIPKQNKKLIYEYLFKEGVIVVEKDAKVPRHPHLNMPNLHIMMTLKSLKSRNYVDEKYNWKHQYFILNNEGIEYLREFLHLPPSIFPATLSKKVVNRAPKMEEEFSRELRQPMGRGRSYDKRAFE